A region from the Acipenser ruthenus chromosome 56, fAciRut3.2 maternal haplotype, whole genome shotgun sequence genome encodes:
- the LOC117404246 gene encoding vacuolar fusion protein MON1 homolog B-like, which produces METGQRESEEPEVKQCDPSLPDSHNQAGCEDSEALPYHRTAAVLGESIPDGDQTEEEGAGTQTDELEETSVTEGQRSSSLDPEGDPEEKAERDGTLNRESELPEPSGNGEEPEGDACVAPKAGELSDSGSTDNTLEDSGEFTETCPVAVLAGAAEELGSGVSEPGAPPLSHRDEDVTAESWRGHRKHVFVLSEAGKPIYSRYGNEEALSSTMGVMMALVSFVQSGDNLIRSIYSEDHKVVFMQQGPLVLVSVSQSRQSEQQLRQELQYVYYQIISMLTQASVTRIFERKKNYDLRRLLAGSEKILDGLLDLVDTDPSFLLSAVRCLPLASSLRDSLSQTLQKAITPNLVFSILIAKSQLLAIVQEKAVIEDARLEPADLHLLLNLIGASSAFQAGEIWTPICLPLFNPDGYFYAYISYLDPPQCTVCLLLLSTDKEAFYSVAECKRKIEDGVRAQNALRAVEEARAYSVTQVGVPDLRHFMYKPFDVPENHKQLTQFTSPEMEAPYSTEEERERLFDLYRYLHSCIHSATRPLKLLYHVAEKETLLAWVTSKFELYTCFSPLVTKASAINAITKLLRWIKKEEERLFIRYPPKYSTTPNPSKSSWGGKGGSDRQETTENGFLSLP; this is translated from the exons ATGGAGacgggacagagagagagcgaggagccAGAGgtgaagcagtgtgatccatcACTGCCGGACAGCCACAATCAAGCTG GTTGTGAAGATTCAGAAGCTCTTCCTTATCACCGTACGGCAGCAGTCCTGGGGGAGTCTATCCCAGACGGAGACCAGACGGAGGAGGAAGGAGCAGGTACCCAAACAGATGAACTAGAAGAGACTTCTGTGACGGAGGGGCAGAGATCAAGTTCGCTGGACCCAGAGGGCGATCCCGAAGAGAAAGCGGAACGTGATGGGACGCTTAATCGTGAATCTGAACTTCCTGAACCTTCAGGGAACGGGGAAGAACCCGAGGGGGATGCGTGCGTCGCCCCGAAGGCCGGGGAGTTGTCGGACTCGGGTTCCACCGATAACACCCTGGAGGACTCGGGCGAGTTCACGGAGACCTGCCCGGTGGCTGTGTTGGCCGGTGCCGCGGAGGAGCTGGGCAGCGGGGTCTCCGAGCCCGGCGCGCCCCCTCTCTCGCACCGCGACGAGGACGTGACGGCAGAGAGCTGGCGGGGGCACAGGAAGCACGTGTTCGTGCTGAGCGAGGCGGGGAAACCCATCTACTCACGCTACGGAAATGAAGAGGCGCTGTCTTCCACCATGGGGGTCATGATGGCCCTGGTGTCCTTCGTTCAGAGTGGGGACAACCTCATCAGATCCATCTACTCTG AGGACCACAAGGTGGTGTTCATGCAGCAGGGTCCCCTGGTCCTGGTCTCCGTGTCCCAAAGCCGGCAATCAGAGCAGCAGCTCCGGCAGGAGCTCCAGTACGTGTACTACCAGATCATCAGCATGCTGACGCAGGCCAGCGTGACCCGTATCTTTGAGCGCAAGAAGAACTACGACCTGCGCCGGCTGCTGGCCGGCTCCGAGAAGATCCTGGACGGCCTGCTGGACCTGGTAGACACCGACCCCAGCTTCCTGCTCTCTGCCGTGCGCTGCTTGCCCCTGGCCTCCTCCCTGCGTGACTCCCTGAGCCAGACCCTGCAGAAAGCCATCACCCCCAACCTGGTGTTCTCCATCCTGATCGCCAAGAGCCAGCTGCTGGCCATCGTTCAGGAGAAGGCCGTCATCGAAGACGCCAGGCTGGAGCCGGCTGACCTCCACCTGCTGCTGAACCTCATCGGGGCCTCCTCCGCTTTCCAGGCTGGGGAGATTTGGACTCCCATCTGCCTCCCCCTCTTCAACCCTGACGGCTATTTCTATGCCTACATCTCGTACCTGGACCCCCCGCAGTGCACAGTCTgcctcctgctgctgtctacCGACAAGGAGGCTTTCTACTCGGTGGCGGAGTGCAAGAGGAAGATCGAAGACGGCGTGCGGGCTCAGAACGCTCTGCGGGCCGTGGAGGAGGCTCGGGCCTACAGCGTGACGCAGGTGGGCGTGCCGGACCTCCGACACTTCATGTACAAGCCCTTCGACGTGCCAGAGAACCACAAGCAGCTCACGCAGTTCACCAG CCCAGAGATGGAAGCTCCGTACAGcacagaggaggagagggagcgtCTCTTTGACCTGTACCGCTACCTGCACAGCTGCATCCACAGCGCCACCCGACCGCTCAAACTCCTCTACCACGTCGCGGAGAAGGAGACTCTGCTGGCCTGG GTGACCAGTAAGTTTGAACTGTACACTTGCTTCAGCCCTCTGGTTACCAAGGCCTCTGCCATCAATGCCATCACCAAACTGCTGCGCTGGATCAAGAAAGAGGAGGAGCGTCTTTTCATCCGCTACCCCCCCAAATACTCCACCACCCCCAACCCCAGCAAGAGCTCCTGGGGGGGCAAGGGGGGTTCTGACAGACAGGAGACCACCGAAAACGGCTTCCTCTCCCTGCCGTAG